The following DNA comes from Octopus sinensis linkage group LG5, ASM634580v1, whole genome shotgun sequence.
gcAAGCCAActcagtttctgtgtgtgtgtgtgtgtgttgttgtttatgtgtatgcatatatctatattcatgtgtctgttatataatatatatatatatatatatatatatatctatataatatatattataatatatataatacatatacacaacacactcatatatatacagagggtaagatatatatatataatattattactatatatgcgcatacaataatgtatagatacatagatagattgatagacagatagacagacagaacaacagacagacagacaggcaggcaggcaggcaggcaggtaggtaggcaggtaggtacgtaggtacgtaggtaggtacgtaggtacgtacgtagccagctagctagctagcaagatagatagatagaatttacaaaaaaaaacaacaacaaaagtcggagacgggtgtgtaaacaacaaacagatgtattagtttaacgctcgggaaatgagaaagtcttttacgtttcgagcctacgctctacgacagaaaggaacacagagatgaatagggagagaaaatagaaaaaggtttagtggctagataTTTATCAtcttagatagacagatagatagatagatagatagatagatagatagatagatagatagatagatagatagatagatagatagatagatagataaatagatatgtttctttattagccacacagggctgcacacagacaggacagattacaaagtagagcttttcttttttggggggaaaaaaagtggggtaggttttcgatcaaaagggatcgtaaaaggaaaagaagaaaaaaaagaaaacaaaggaaaagaaacaacagaaaaaaaagaaaaaaggaaaaaaggaaaaaaaactatcaatagggatcgtgtatcacagtgtcatgatgtaaggtgtaaaggggaaagcagataaggtttatccgtggaaagaaaagcctacggaaaagaccacggtaacctcggttaatattgttacatgttaccacatttgtttgcaagtgggtaaccctctgttttaaatttccgggttcataggattatgctcaaggtggcttcgtcattcatacgtgccatccttgctacattcactcagctttcttttcttttgaaacattcgcaagacaaaacctgcctctctactctcactttccttttcaagtgatacttgaagaagttgatgagagattgaccagagaggaaagtgtttgtctcttatcctttcagacgcgtccaccagatacattctttcgccatagctacaagtatgatgaaaatagctcttccttcccgtttgaaggaagggggCGTGACGATATTGGCTGATAAACCAACTcgtcccacatgtgacagcagtcgttcgacataaacccacaggtcggaaatggttagacactgcacgagtgcgtgcagaacggttcgtcgctctgaccgcatctcgaggAGGTCGCCCTCGTGTTTCTCGAGCcttgtctgtagagcttatcccgaacgggtagcgcttctcggtagcactgccaggccaaggatctctggaagttatccatagatcccggcccgaaagtcgtcttgaacaggcgggtcaggtattcctcgtcgatacccaggttcgccccgagctcgtcgtcgtacctcagatacatagatagatagatagatagatagatagatagatagatagatagatagatagacagacagacagacagacagatagacaggcagacagacaatgagatagatagttagttagatagatagatagatagatagatagatagatagatagatagatagatagatagatagatagacagacagacagatagactgacagacagacagacagataagcaggtaatattttattctaaatagatccttcaattttatttttgtttcaagaACTCATCGGGGACGAAAAGACACTTTATTGACAAGCATTTAAGTAGGtctatatgtgcgtatacgtgtgtatgtaggtgtgcgtgtatgtataaaaatacgtcCATaccttgcgcgcgcgcgcgcgtgtgtggctATTTATACTATTTGTGCAGATGTATATGACAATCATAACCACAACCACAAACATGAACACGTACGATATCCACCAACACGCCACCAACATCTCCACCGCctgtaacaacaacaccaacaatactaGTTCAGGTACCAACAAACAAGTCTCTGCTTAGTTACTCGTCCTACTAAAAACAGCAGGGGAGTCTTCCTGGAATCACTCTCACATAGTTAAGCAAAGAAGAGATTAGGAAAATCAACATTGTAGTCagctaaataaatgtatatatatatatattatatatatattatatatatatatatatatatatatatatatatatacatatacacacatacatataaacacatacatatacacacatatacatatacacacacacaaccacacacacacacacacacacacccacacatatatatatacacacacacatacatatatgtatgtatttatatatttgaatatatgtatataatatatatatttatttatatacagggctggctatgtggtaagaagtttgcttcccaaccacatagttccgggttcatacctctctgcgtggcaccttgggtaagtgtcttctactaagacccgagccgaccaaagccttctgaatggatttagtagacggaaactgaaaggagcctgtcatgtatatatatatatatatatgtgtgtgtgtgtttgtgagtgagtgtatgtgtatgtctatatatatatatatatatatatatatctatatatatatatatatgtacatatatatatatatatacacatatattatatatatatacatatatatatatatatatatatatatatatatatattatatatatatatatatatatatatattatcatatatatatatatattatatacatatatatataacatatatacatatatataatatactatatatatatatctatataaatatatatatatatatatatatatatatatatataatatataccccttgcgtggtgtatatatatattaatatatatatatatatataatatacacaccttgcgtgtgtgtctttatctttgtttttgtgtcctcataatttagcggttcggcaaaagaggcgatagaataaataccacttcttggaagagaaagaaaaaacgctGTCATCGATTCATTCGCCTAAAACTTCAAGGTAGTGTCCCACCATggcccagtctaatgactgaaacaaataaaaaatacatattgttatatattgtatatattatatcaatttatgtgtgtgtgtgtgtgtgtgtgtgtgtgtgtgtgcgtgcgtgtgtgtgtgtgtgtgtgtatgtgtgtgtatgtaaatataggcgttggagtggctgtgtggataggcgtagaaatggtaagaagcttgcttcccaaccacatggttccgagtgcAGTCCTACCGTGCGGCATTataggcaaatgtcttttactatagcctcgggccgaccaaagatttggtagatgaaaactgaaagaagcctgttgtaaatatatgtgtgtgtgtgtctatgtttgtccccctatcaccacttgacaaccggtgttggtgtgtttacgcccccgtaactttgcggttcggcaaaaagataccgataggataagtacacggcttaaaataataaatactggtgtcgattcatccGACTAAaattttaaggcggtgctccagcatggccgtagtgtaatgactgaaacaagtaaaagataaaagatatattataaaatatatattatatcattatatgcgcttgtactagtttcagtcatttgactgtggtcatgctggagcaccgccttttactcgaactaatcgaccccaggacttattctttttatgcctagtacttaatatatcggtatcttttaccgaaccgttaagttacggggacgtaaacacaccaacatcggttgtcaagcgatgttggggggacaaatacaggcacacaaacatatacatatacgacaggcttctttcagtttccgtttaccaaatccacttacaaggttttggtcggcccgaggttataatagaagacacttgcctaaggtgccatgctgtgggactgaacccggaaccatgtggtgcggaagcaagcttcttatcacacaaccacacttgcgcctatatatatactattatgatatatattgtatatgtcatattataatatacataaacatatatattacattatgtacTACATATACTATATTGTATTGTTATATACTCATTATTTCattgcatattgtatatattgtattgctgtatattattgtattatattctattatattattgtcTGATATTGAATTCTTAAAGTAAGTTTGTGGGGTTTTAACTTTTGTTCGCGcagacatatatactcacatgcatgcatgcatacatacatacatacacacatacatacatacatacatacatacatacatacatacatacatacatatatatatatatatatgcatatatatatatacatatatatatatatatatatatatatatatatatatataatattatatattatataatatatatatatatattataatatccagtaagtttttatatatatatgcatatatacacacatataagtacatgcctacatatacatgtatatatacaggtctatatgggtacaggacgtcaaagaGAAAACGTGGACAAAATgagaacgaaaacataaaaaacaaaagcagggAACGGACTTTTTCTTGgagcaacgaaagaaacaaatagagaatcGAGACAGGCAGCATAGAGAACATTCCCTTCAActgttgtcccctgttttatctactatgcgtttcgaaggtagggacTGAAACGCTGAGTAGATAACACAGGGGATtgttgaagggaatgttctttatgctgCCTGTCTCGATTCTCtatttgtttttcgttgttcgaaaaaaagttcgtttccctgcttttgtttttttttggtttttcgtttctcattttgttcacattttttttttgtttacgtcctgtacccatatattcatgtatatatacatatatgttaggcacgtaggtatatgtgtgtatataatgcatatacatatttatatatatatatatatatatatatatatatatatatatatatatatatatatatatatatatattattttatgtgatAGAACctccacacatccatttccaagtaaattttatctatctatctgcctgtctgtctatctatctatctatatatatagatatacacgcgcACGCGTTCATATACgcttacataaattcatatatatatatgtatgtgtgtgtgtgtatctatgtatgtgtgtatcgagatatttagaaattatagcacttctatacacacaaacacgcacacatatttataaataaattaatataaacaactaTATGCAATTTgttaccataaaggaaaaatataattgttattaaatGCGACTAAGGGTGTCaggacacctacattgctagaaagagCTAAAATGCTTTACATATCTTGCAGGTAGGAAGCCGAAGTGTTTTTGTCACTTACTCCCCCTTCCCGCTCTCTGCTCTTGCCACATTGTTAAAGTTAGACACATTTCAACTTGACTGGTGAGATTGTACAGTTGAGTTTCATTTTCAACATAGCCAGTTAGAGAAGCGGATACCCGGAATTAGGGTGGGGTCACGGACATCTACCGGCTGCACCGCCCTGATGTTACAGGTAACTGACTTGCGAACGGCGAAGGCTTACATGGGAAAATACGCTTTTGATTCAAAAGCCCTATACAggaccttgttttgtttttgaacgtacatatttatttttctctttttagtaTTTCGTTCTAAAGTTTACATTTCccccgccgccaccgccaccaacaccaccactaccaccaccaccaaccacaacaacaacaacaacaacaacaaaaacaacaacaccgccATCATCACGACACcatcacctgcaccaccaccaccaccaccaccactaataacaaCATGAATACCATTACCGGTACAAACAAGGAAGTTTCTGCTTAGTcgttttacctgctagaaataagagttaaatacCTCTGGAATCACATTCTACTGTTTTTATTAAAGAGagaacacaaaaaatatatagtcCTTGACTGCTGGACTGTCTTTAAGTATTGGTGTATTCGTTCAGGGCTGTCTTAGAGTTTAGCTACAGCAACAATAATTTACGAGCCAAAAGAAGCGAGGGTGTTTAAGAAGCCAATAGAccggttagaaatagcagccacatctctATCATAACACGCCTTCACTCGGGAAAGGAAAGACCCATTagataatgtttttatttcatagGCTTAAAAAGGCGGGATAATCATGGCTGGATAGCCTCTTATCATAGGGATGCTCGATCAGGATAGACCCTGGGGTGGCATGGAGATAGGAGTAAACAATAACACAAcattactaccactgccactactgctaCTTGTTGCCATACTTTTATGACTACTCTCACTACTACCAACCGCCAACCGCCAACCACCACACTATCATTGTGTTCACTTACAACCGCTTTGAACACCTTCCTCCCcacctctctatctttctctctatttctgtttatatttatccctccctcctctctctctctctctctcttctctctctctctctctctacctgtacCTGTGCCTCTGGCTCTATTTCATATTCTGTCTTTCCATTCGACAGGTGAAACGGCTGCTACTGCTATAACAGGCTGAAACATAACAGCAAGTAGAACAGCAGGTATAACACCAGCAACAGGCAgaacaaatgtaaaacaaaaacgaaaaacaacaaaacacatcATTGCTGTCAATAACTGCTACTGCTGTTCACATCAATACGACGACcactacaacatcaacaatatcaacagtaACCAACATTCACAACAATAACATTTGCAACGGTAACATATTCACCAGGCCGGCGCTAAAGTATGGAGGCTGGTCTGCACTGTTGTTATAGTAATTCACACCAAAGATATGGGACTTTAATGGActctccaccaccaccttacTATGGCGGATGTGGTgatggcggcagcagcagcagcggtagcgaGGATTTTTCCTTCGAAGGCACCATGTTTTCTGTTTTGGGATCCGGTAGAAAATATATACCTTGTCCTCATTGTAGACTTGAAGTGGGCGCCTTTGAAACTTTGCTTCTAAAATCCGATGGATTAAGAAAAGGAAACAATCGCAGTGAGAGTATCTTCTTGGTGAACGTGTTAGAGAGATACAACGTTATTGGAAATGGTGATAGTCTCGATGGACGGCCACCACTTTATACCATTCCTAACTCGTCCCATTTCGGAGCTGAGTATTGCCGGCACTGTAACGAAGCGAACTCCGTTTCCAATAAACCACCATCTTGTGACAGTACTCGCGCCGAAACCTCCTCACCAGCTTCATCAGATGTTGAACAATTGTCCACCTCACTGGAAGACAATTCATCGCTAACAAATAGATACAGTGAAAAGAGTGACCAACCAAGCGACAACAAGAGCTTTGAAGGTAATGACAGTTTTTATCAATCTAATCACACAGGAAAAAACGTTAAATATAAACACAGAACATCAAATGGATATTGTcaaaggaaatcagcaaaaattcTGGATGAAACTACAGAAAACCATCGAAACAATACCAACAATCACATATGCTATAGTCAATCTCGGTATATTCCGAACCACGTATGCCACTCACCGGAATATTCGAATCCTTGGTTATGTAAATCTTACCATAAAGTGaaacataccaataataataataataatatacgatTTAATTCTAATGTTTCTTGTCATCGGAATTCTTTTGTTGGATACCAAGATGAATCGCTCCTCGGCGAAGGTGTTGGAGAATTGCTCCAGAATAAAATGGACTCCAAGTTTGAGGAAGTGCTTAAATGCAGAGAAGATGAATTGTATTCTAGAGAACGTTTGGAAGAAGAGATCGAATCTTTAAAAGCTACCATAGCAAATTTAATTGAAGAAACTCTAAAATATTGGGTTCCAAATTATGGATCCAAAAGAAAATTATCGAGCACAGAGCACAGAATTTCATACAGTAAAGCTGATACACCACCTCCTATGAAACTAAACTGTAGAAAAAACGACTCGAGCCAAATTTCCTTAACAGAAACTATATCACTTCAAAATTCATCAACACCTAATCAGACAAACAGTCATTCTAAGGAATCTAGAGTGCATCCTTTATATTCCACTGACACTAAAACATATTGCCCACATCTTCAAAAAATAAACTTGAAAAATGATCGTCGCAGCCAACAGTACCAGTATCAAGACCACCAAGAAATACCAAGTCCGACAGAGGATGAGCAAACAGTTCAAACCCCAGGAAATGACAGTGGATTCTTCAGTCCTAGCCCAAGAATTCTCCAAAGCCCTAGTGCCTGGCAGCAACGAAAACATGAGTCAGATTCAAAGTCTTTTCGATACAACTCTCATAACATCAGTTCCGAGTATGGATTTAAATATCCGAAACCTGAAACCGACAAGTCAGATGATAGTGACCAATATGAAACCGAATTGAACCCTAGAAACAGAAAACGAACAAAAGTGGGAAATATGCACCAAAGTTATTCTACAGAAACCCGCAACACCAGTTCAAAAGTtaacgacgatgattatgaccAGAGTGATCAAGTCATATCCccgagagaaaataataattcaaaaatcAAATCTCCAAAGAAAGGGAAATTTCGTCGATCAACTGAccagaatgaaaatcaaaaatctgATCCCGATTTGCAGTCCTATGCCCATGAAAGGAAATTTCGGCAAATGAATGGGAACATCAGCCCTGCAAGAAGTGTGTCATCGAAAAAAACTTCAAATTCTCTTGAAGAAGTAGAGAAACCCGTCATTGAACACCAAAACAGATCCCAAATCAATGCTTCTCCACCATCAAGCCGAGTTGCTCCAATGAGTCCTGAATCTGAAATGACAGAATGGGAAATTGATATTAAGGAACAGTTATCAACTGCAGATAATCTCAATACGTCTTTAAGTGAAACCAGTGAAGCTACGGATATATCCAATACAGATGATTCATATGGCACACTTAGCTCTGTAGCCAAGAGATTTGACTTTGACATCTATTCCGACCAGGCAACATCATCAGTGGATTTAGACGAAGGTAATAGCACGAAGGAATGGCAGGCAAATACAGATCGCTATGTGGCGTCAGAAATATCATCATCGCCACTTCCAGAACGCCCTACACGAGATAAAGCTACCCTTGTATCAAATAAAGCCGGGAAAATATTAAAAGGTGCTTTAAAATTGGACAATGATTCTAAAAGCAAGCGTAATCGACATGTGGAAATCAAGGAAGAAAGTTCAGCGGAAAATAGTCAAGTTCAAATAGGGATGGCACCAAAAGAATCTCCACCCAAATTACCATCGATTGAGACAGTTAAAAGGACTAAGAAACGTGATACGAGTGTTGGCACCTTTATTGAAGGCGAGTTGGATAATTTACTTACCATCCATAAAAACGGAACACTTTATGCTGGAGGTCCTTTCCAAGCTGACCAATATTACCGTAGCTGGCTTTCAGACATAAAATGCAATGATGATGGACAATATATCGTTAGCGACTGGAGCAATTGCTGTGTTCAAATGTTCTCGACCGTTGGCCTTCCTGGCGATCGAGTAACATTTAAATCTGGCCCATGGAGTTTGGCTTTGATGGATGCAAATGTGGTGGCTTGCACTATCCCCAATGCTAGGCAACTAGCGTTTTTGTCTCATGGCGCTCGACTTGTCGTTGTCGGTTTAGTCTCAACCGAACAGTGTTACTGGGGTATTGCTGTGACACGGGATCAAAACCTGGTGTGTTCGTGCATTCTAGGCATAGATCTTCTCTCGAATACAGGACAACCTTTGCGCACTCTCCAATACAACAAAGTGGGACTCCACTTTTTCATCTTCCCACAGTACATTACAATCGGTGACAACGATGTGATTTACGTATCCGACAGTTGTGGCACATACCTACTTGGTATACCCAAAGAAGGCGAAATTAACTTCGAGTTTAGACCGATTCAAAGTAATAAATTCATAACACCGCGTGATATAGAATATAGCCcagatggatacatatacattgctgatactgatacaaataaaatatatcgaCTAACCAAAGATGGCAAACTTGATTGTGAATTATTCACTGCCAAGGATGGAATCAAAGGTCCACTGGCTATAACACTtcgacaaaacaaaattattatgaCACAGAAAGATTCCAGCATATTGGTTCTTCCTCTTTAAAACGTAAGTAGACGTTATTCTATttcaatatgcatatgtatatgcacgcatgtgtgtatgtaccagtttatgaatatttacatacatacatacatacatacatacatacatacatacatacatacatacatacatacataaatacataatatatatatatatatatagatatatatatatatatatatatatatataataataataataataataataatctaatataataataataataataataaaatattaatttggagagaatattattccaaacagggaaaaattcatttagaaatactaaatcaaatttcacaaaatataatatgtattataataaattagaaaaaacaaccttttctcaattcaaaatgaaaaattaaattacaccatctagaaaattacatataatagaagtattaaatataagaaaaaatataccgatgattaagtaatgtgcaaaataataaataaaacgtatgtatttggtatatatatgttttatttattattttgcacattacttaatcatcggtatattttttatcttatatttaatacttctattatatgtaattttctagatggtgtaatttaatttttcattttgaattgataaaaggtgtttttttctaatatatatatatatatacatatatacatatattaatatatatatacatataaatgtatacatacatgcatacatacatacatacatacatacatacatacatacatacatacatacatacatacatacatacatacatacatatgcatatatgtatgtatatatatatatatatatatatataggtttgttgtaataagaatttatatataaaaacaagctGACATATTAACCTGAAGAATGACAGTAAACTAAATACAAAAGTAGCTTCTAGATGACAGGCGGCAAGCTGAAACTTCGAAGgcctattattattttccttgcaaaaattaatttctgtctgtctgtctgtctctttctctctgtttgcctctctctccctttctctccgtatgtatacgcatgtatgtatacacacacactgaatcgtgtgtgtgcctgtttgtgtgtgtgtgtgtgtgtgtgtgtgtgtgtgtgtgtgttgtgtgtgtgtgtgtgtgtgtgtgtgtgtgtgtgtgtgcgtgcgtgcaataTGTCATAAACTGTACATTCCATAGTATGGTATTTCTAAACATCAACTCCGAATTCTCCTCAGCCGTTGCTGGTTCAGCGTTGAGCGTATATACTAAATGTTTTCTTTACAAAAGTcgatatcaaaatatttaaaggtTCATAGTTCACTTCAAGAACTCACATGTTAGAAATGTTTCATGATGAATAGCTGTATATGTTATGACTATCGTAGTAGCAGGAAATGCGTGAcaactttacaaatatatatgccttttattttttgctttctggtcattgggctgcggccatgctcgagagGTCTTTGTTTTTTTAGTCGATCCTATCGACCCCCAGTACAGTTTTATTTTGaaacctggtacttgttctatcgagtTTATTTTGCGGAACTGCTGGATTACAACGGTGTAAACaatccaatacctatttctttattacccacaaggggctcaacatagagaggacaaacaaggacagacataggtattaagtcgattacatcgaccccactgcgtaactggtacttatttaatcgaccccgaaaggatgaaaggcaaattcgacctcggcagaatttg
Coding sequences within:
- the LOC115211912 gene encoding GATA zinc finger domain-containing protein 14-like; this translates as MEAGLHCCYSNSHQRYGTLMDSPPPPYYGGCGDGGSSSSGSEDFSFEGTMFSVLGSGRKYIPCPHCRLEVGAFETLLLKSDGLRKGNNRSESIFLVNVLERYNVIGNGDSLDGRPPLYTIPNSSHFGAEYCRHCNEANSVSNKPPSCDSTRAETSSPASSDVEQLSTSLEDNSSLTNRYSEKSDQPSDNKSFEGNDSFYQSNHTGKNVKYKHRTSNGYCQRKSAKILDETTENHRNNTNNHICYSQSRYIPNHVCHSPEYSNPWLCKSYHKVKHTNNNNNNIRFNSNVSCHRNSFVGYQDESLLGEGVGELLQNKMDSKFEEVLKCREDELYSRERLEEEIESLKATIANLIEETLKYWVPNYGSKRKLSSTEHRISYSKADTPPPMKLNCRKNDSSQISLTETISLQNSSTPNQTNSHSKESRVHPLYSTDTKTYCPHLQKINLKNDRRSQQYQYQDHQEIPSPTEDEQTVQTPGNDSGFFSPSPRILQSPSAWQQRKHESDSKSFRYNSHNISSEYGFKYPKPETDKSDDSDQYETELNPRNRKRTKVGNMHQSYSTETRNTSSKVNDDDYDQSDQVISPRENNNSKIKSPKKGKFRRSTDQNENQKSDPDLQSYAHERKFRQMNGNISPARSVSSKKTSNSLEEVEKPVIEHQNRSQINASPPSSRVAPMSPESEMTEWEIDIKEQLSTADNLNTSLSETSEATDISNTDDSYGTLSSVAKRFDFDIYSDQATSSVDLDEGNSTKEWQANTDRYVASEISSSPLPERPTRDKATLVSNKAGKILKGALKLDNDSKSKRNRHVEIKEESSAENSQVQIGMAPKESPPKLPSIETVKRTKKRDTSVGTFIEGELDNLLTIHKNGTLYAGGPFQADQYYRSWLSDIKCNDDGQYIVSDWSNCCVQMFSTVGLPGDRVTFKSGPWSLALMDANVVACTIPNARQLAFLSHGARLVVVGLVSTEQCYWGIAVTRDQNLVCSCILGIDLLSNTGQPLRTLQYNKVGLHFFIFPQYITIGDNDVIYVSDSCGTYLLGIPKEGEINFEFRPIQSNKFITPRDIEYSPDGYIYIADTDTNKIYRLTKDGKLDCELFTAKDGIKGPLAITLRQNKIIMTQKDSSILVLPL